A single window of Bradyrhizobium daqingense DNA harbors:
- the rplU gene encoding 50S ribosomal protein L21 codes for MFAVIKTGGKQYRVVPDDVLEVGKIEGEVGSIVQLNEVLVVGGDTPVLGVPTVAGASVAVEVLDHKRGPKVIAFKKRRRKNSRRKRGYRDEITVLRISEILTDGAKPTKGPRPKKEEKVAKEPAAEAAE; via the coding sequence ATGTTCGCAGTCATCAAAACCGGCGGCAAGCAATACCGCGTCGTGCCGGATGATGTTCTCGAAGTAGGCAAGATCGAAGGCGAAGTCGGCTCGATCGTGCAGTTGAATGAAGTGCTCGTGGTCGGCGGCGACACGCCGGTGCTGGGCGTCCCGACGGTCGCAGGCGCGTCCGTTGCGGTCGAGGTGCTCGACCACAAGCGCGGACCGAAGGTCATCGCGTTCAAGAAGCGCCGCCGCAAGAACTCGCGCCGCAAGCGCGGCTATCGCGACGAGATCACGGTGTTGCGCATCAGCGAGATCCTGACCGACGGCGCCAAGCCCACCAAGGGCCCGCGTCCGAAGAAGGAAGAAAAGGTGGCGAAGGAGCCGGCAGCGGAAGCCGCCGAATAA
- a CDS encoding DMT family transporter, producing the protein MPLFKSLSAYDDRSARLAGIALMVLSIFMFSFGDAMGKFLVGTYSVGQLLFLRACAALLLLAPLIWRQRHLFLELERPRLQFIRVVLSTLEVAAFFLATVYLPLADVITYYLAGPIFVTAMSAIFLGEKVGWRRWTAILIGFCGVLIALRPSAQTVSLPALIALGGSLSFATLMLITRSLRKTPDIVMASSQFVGTFSLGAVLSAFHWVPPTPGSLAIFALAGCVSVTALFCVNRSLKLAPASVVVPYQYSMIVWAVIFGFVVFGDVPSIATLVGAAIIIGAGFYIYLRERDLGRETTDVNPPA; encoded by the coding sequence ATGCCCCTGTTCAAATCTCTTTCCGCCTATGACGACCGATCGGCGCGGCTGGCCGGCATTGCCTTGATGGTGTTGTCGATCTTCATGTTCTCGTTCGGCGACGCCATGGGTAAGTTCCTGGTCGGCACGTATTCGGTGGGACAGCTCCTGTTCCTGCGGGCCTGCGCGGCGCTGCTGCTGCTGGCGCCGCTGATCTGGCGGCAGCGTCACCTGTTCCTGGAGCTGGAGCGGCCGCGCCTGCAGTTCATCCGCGTCGTGCTGTCGACGCTGGAGGTCGCCGCGTTCTTCCTCGCCACGGTGTATCTGCCGCTTGCCGACGTCATCACCTATTATCTCGCGGGTCCGATCTTCGTCACCGCGATGTCCGCGATCTTCTTAGGGGAGAAGGTCGGCTGGCGGCGCTGGACCGCGATCCTGATCGGCTTCTGCGGCGTCCTGATCGCACTGCGTCCCTCCGCGCAGACGGTCAGCCTGCCGGCGTTGATCGCGCTAGGCGGCAGTCTCTCCTTCGCAACGCTGATGCTGATCACGCGTAGCCTGCGCAAGACGCCCGACATCGTGATGGCCTCCTCGCAATTCGTCGGCACGTTCTCGCTGGGGGCGGTGCTGTCGGCCTTCCACTGGGTGCCACCGACCCCTGGCAGCCTCGCAATCTTCGCGCTGGCCGGATGCGTGTCCGTCACCGCGCTGTTCTGCGTCAACCGCTCGCTCAAGCTGGCCCCGGCCAGCGTCGTTGTGCCCTATCAATATTCGATGATCGTCTGGGCCGTGATCTTCGGCTTCGTCGTGTTCGGCGACGTGCCGTCGATCGCAACGCTCGTCGGCGCGGCGATCATCATTGGCGCCGGTTTCTATATCTATCTGCGTGAGCGCGATCTGGGGCGCGAGACCACGGACGTGAATCCGCCGGCGTAG
- the rpmA gene encoding 50S ribosomal protein L27, with product MAHKKAGGSSRNGRDSKGKRLGIKAFGGEIVTPGNIIARQRGTTWHPGLNVGMGTDHTLFAKIEGRVAFQAKANGRTFVSVLPIAEAAE from the coding sequence ATGGCTCACAAAAAAGCAGGCGGTTCATCGCGCAACGGTCGCGATTCCAAGGGCAAGCGCCTCGGCATCAAGGCGTTCGGCGGTGAGATCGTCACGCCCGGCAACATCATTGCGCGTCAACGCGGCACCACCTGGCACCCCGGCCTTAATGTCGGCATGGGCACGGACCACACGTTGTTCGCCAAGATTGAGGGTCGTGTTGCGTTCCAAGCCAAAGCCAACGGCCGCACCTTTGTATCGGTGCTCCCGATCGCAGAGGCTGCTGAATAG
- a CDS encoding GNAT family N-acetyltransferase: MLQDFSSATLAEARPSVVATERLTLRRPTLADVRTIARLANDRRVAENTRRLPHPYSQDDAVEFIRATAALGSETVFLIEHDTGPVGMVGIDCSSPDNAELGYWLGVEHWGQGFATEAARGAIDFFFEEFEDDHLYAGARVTNPASRKVLEKCGFQWSGVQLHRFLALGSSTPVDCFRLSRGVWASLKSWSSARRVR, encoded by the coding sequence ATGTTGCAGGATTTCTCGAGCGCGACCTTGGCCGAGGCGAGACCCAGCGTCGTCGCCACCGAGCGGCTGACCTTGCGGCGACCGACACTCGCCGACGTCAGGACCATCGCCCGGCTCGCCAACGACCGCCGCGTCGCGGAAAACACCCGCCGCCTCCCCCATCCCTATTCGCAGGACGACGCGGTCGAATTCATCCGCGCCACCGCCGCGCTCGGCAGCGAGACCGTGTTCCTCATCGAGCACGACACCGGGCCGGTCGGCATGGTCGGCATCGACTGCTCCTCGCCCGACAATGCCGAGCTCGGCTACTGGCTCGGCGTCGAGCATTGGGGCCAGGGCTTCGCCACCGAGGCCGCGCGGGGCGCGATCGACTTCTTCTTCGAGGAGTTCGAGGACGATCATCTCTATGCCGGCGCGCGCGTCACCAACCCGGCCTCGCGCAAGGTGCTGGAGAAGTGCGGCTTCCAGTGGAGCGGCGTGCAGCTGCACCGGTTCCTGGCGCTGGGGTCGTCCACGCCGGTCGATTGCTTCCGCCTGTCACGCGGCGTGTGGGCGTCGCTGAAGAGCTGGAGCAGTGCGCGGCGGGTGAGGTAG
- a CDS encoding MaoC family dehydratase, with product MTDFDPSQHRMIPTQRWFEDFVVGERFVLPSRTQTSALFAAFQAASGDTHPVHYDVEYCRARGMPHLLAHGFQTLIHTAPGAGLFPFMVEDSLVGFLEQSSRFLKPVFADDTIYPALEVTELVPGRTTGVVTLRSTVFNQRKELVLEGTQKFLIRRRPAG from the coding sequence ATGACCGATTTCGATCCCTCCCAGCATCGCATGATCCCCACGCAACGCTGGTTTGAGGATTTCGTCGTCGGCGAGCGTTTCGTGCTGCCGAGCCGCACCCAGACCTCAGCATTGTTCGCCGCATTCCAGGCCGCGAGCGGTGACACCCATCCGGTGCATTATGACGTGGAATATTGCCGCGCCCGCGGCATGCCGCATCTGCTCGCTCACGGCTTCCAGACCTTGATCCACACCGCGCCGGGCGCCGGCCTGTTTCCGTTCATGGTCGAGGACTCCCTGGTCGGCTTCCTCGAGCAATCGAGCCGCTTCCTCAAGCCCGTCTTTGCCGACGACACGATCTATCCGGCGCTGGAGGTCACCGAGCTCGTGCCGGGGCGCACGACCGGCGTGGTGACGCTGCGCAGCACCGTGTTCAACCAGCGCAAGGAGCTGGTGCTGGAGGGCACGCAGAAATTCCTGATCCGAAGGCGACCGGCGGGTTAA